From Primulina huaijiensis isolate GDHJ02 chromosome 15, ASM1229523v2, whole genome shotgun sequence, one genomic window encodes:
- the LOC140959898 gene encoding uncharacterized protein isoform X1 has product MGSLKSDVLLKLPEDMKMGDNESADDRKPVLIKIRSVIPVLKEGHSTSHALYVSLPQEQNEMILGNKRKLGQFIYDRNLENAHAVPLIRAVTPVPGRRQCKGTPDDIVSPQNLVKILEASRMDKFRKRILDYGFNIGEEGTKSRPSSVDNDSDTDSIVSYASSTSISKRRSWNESEILGVKDIFDSSVAKHEISSPARSRSANVGFSVSSMQLLRTTLSVYHVH; this is encoded by the coding sequence atgggttCGCTGAAGAGTGACGTTCTCTTGAAGCTTCCTGAAGACATGAAAATGGGGGACAATGAATCTGCAGATGATCGAAAGCCTGTATTAATAAAAATCAGAAGCGTAATACCTGTATTAAAAGAAGGCCATTCAACTTCCCATGCATTGTATGTTTCTTTGCCTCAAGAACAGAATGAGATGATTTTAGGGAATAAAAGGAAACTTGGGCAGTTCATTTACGACCGAAACCTGGAAAATGCGCATGCTGTTCCGTTAATCAGGGCCGTTACTCCGGTTCCCGGGAGGCGCCAATGCAAAGGAACCCCTGACGATATTGTTTCACCACAAAATTTGGTGAAGATTCTTGAGGCATCTAGAATGGATAAATTTAGAAAGAGGATTCTTGATTATGGTTTTAATATTGGAGAGGAAGGAACAAAAAGTAGGCCAAGTTCTGTTGATAATGATAGCGATACGGATAGCATTGTTTCATATGCCTCATCAACTAGTATTTCAAAGAGAAGAAGCTGGAATGAGTCGGAGATTTTGGGAGTAAAGGATATCTTTGATTCATCAGTTGCCAAGCATGAAATCAGCTCACCTGCTAGAAGCCGTAGTGCAAATGTTGGTTTCTCAGTTTCCTCAATGCAATTGCTCCGTACTACTTTATCTGTTTATCAtgttcattag
- the LOC140959898 gene encoding uncharacterized protein isoform X2 yields MGSLKSDVLLKLPEDMKMGDNESADDRKPVLIKIRSVIPVLKEGHSTSHALYVSLPQEQNEMILGNKRKLGQFIYDRNLENAHAVPLIRAVTPVPGRRQCKGTPDDIVSPQNLVKILEASRMDKFRKRILDYGFNIGEEGTKSRPSSVDNDSDTDSIVSYASSTSISKRRSWNESEILGVKDIFDSSVAKHEISSPARSRSANVSGSVDHIR; encoded by the exons atgggttCGCTGAAGAGTGACGTTCTCTTGAAGCTTCCTGAAGACATGAAAATGGGGGACAATGAATCTGCAGATGATCGAAAGCCTGTATTAATAAAAATCAGAAGCGTAATACCTGTATTAAAAGAAGGCCATTCAACTTCCCATGCATTGTATGTTTCTTTGCCTCAAGAACAGAATGAGATGATTTTAGGGAATAAAAGGAAACTTGGGCAGTTCATTTACGACCGAAACCTGGAAAATGCGCATGCTGTTCCGTTAATCAGGGCCGTTACTCCGGTTCCCGGGAGGCGCCAATGCAAAGGAACCCCTGACGATATTGTTTCACCACAAAATTTGGTGAAGATTCTTGAGGCATCTAGAATGGATAAATTTAGAAAGAGGATTCTTGATTATGGTTTTAATATTGGAGAGGAAGGAACAAAAAGTAGGCCAAGTTCTGTTGATAATGATAGCGATACGGATAGCATTGTTTCATATGCCTCATCAACTAGTATTTCAAAGAGAAGAAGCTGGAATGAGTCGGAGATTTTGGGAGTAAAGGATATCTTTGATTCATCAGTTGCCAAGCATGAAATCAGCTCACCTGCTAGAAGCCGTAGTGCAAAT GTTTCCGGTTCGGTCGATCATATAAGATAG
- the LOC140959896 gene encoding uncharacterized protein, which yields MANFCRHASTEHRRTIIIFFFITTLAARPSAHYSADVAALRAFKSAIQPTSIPPNSCIATWNFSTDPCTTLRTNHFTCGVTCSGGRIIQLTLDSQGYAGKLTPLISHLTQLITLDLTDNSFYGPIPASISSLSNLKSLILRLNSFSGEITPSIAALKSLKYLDLSRNSLSGSLPSMNSLAGLTRLDLSYNNITGSLPQLPRNVYELAMKANHLSGSLIKFPFNGLTRLMTVELSENSFTGILDSWVFSLPSLQQINLSNNSFTGIVISNPSDSELVAVDLSFNKIEGFLPTNISAFPMLRSLVLSYNRFRGPIPWQYSKKGSSLQRIYLDGNFLNGSPPAEFFSVDSPISGSLGDNCLQSCPHSSQLCLKLQKPASICRQAYGGKPRS from the coding sequence ATGGCCAACTTCTGTCGCCATGCCTCCACTGAACACAGACGCACcattatcatcttcttcttcatcaccaCCCTCGCCGCCCGCCCCTCCGCCCACTACTCTGCCGATGTCGCCGCCTTACGCGCTTTCAAATCCGCCATTCAGCCCACTTCCATCCCACCAAACTCCTGCATCGCCACCTGGAACTTCTCCACCGACCCCTGCACCACCCTGCGAACTAACCACTTCACCTGCGGCGTCACCTGCTCCGGCGGAAGAATCATTCAGCTCACCCTCGATTCGCAGGGTTATGCCGGGAAGCTCACCCCACTCATTTCCCATCTCACCCAGCTCATCACCCTAGATCTCACGGACAACAGTTTCTATGGCCCGATACCCGCTTCAATTTCTTCTCTTTCCAATTTGAAAAGCTTGATACTCCGACTCAATTCATTTTCCGGAGAGATCACGCCGTCTATCGCCGCCCTCAAATCCCTGAAGTACCTCGATCTTTCGAGAAACTCACTCTCCGGGTCGCTGCCGAGCATGAATTCTTTGGCCGGGTTAACAAGACTCGACTTAAGCTACAATAATATCACCGGCTCACTGCCCCAGCTTCCGCGAAACGTCTACGAATTAGCTATGAAAGCTAATCATCTATCGGGCTCGCTTATCAAGTTTCCATTCAACGGGCTAACTCGGTTAATGACTGTGGAACTCAGCGAAAATTCGTTCACCGGAATCCTCGATTCCTGGGTTTTCTCGCTTCCTTCCCTGCAGCAAATCAATTTATCCAACAACAGCTTCACCGGAATCGTTATTTCAAACCCTTCGGATAGCGAGCTCGTCGCCGTTGATTTGAGTTTCAACAAAATTGAGGGGTTTTTACCCACCAATATCTCTGCTTTTCCGATGCTACGGTCACTGGTTTTGAGTTACAACCGCTTCCGCGGACCAATTCCATGGCAGTACAGCAAGAAGGGGTCATCACTGCAAAGGATTTATCTCGACGGTAATTTCTTGAATGGGTCGCCGCCCGCGGAATTTTTCTCCGTAGATTCTCCAATATCCGGCAGCCTCGGGGATAACTGCCTACAGAGCTGCCCGCATTCTTCGCAACTTTGCTTGAAGTTGCAGAAACCCGCTTCGATTTGCCGACAAGCTTATGGTGGGAAACCAAGATCTTGA
- the LOC140959895 gene encoding probable LRR receptor-like serine/threonine-protein kinase At4g37250: MGSKILHFIKSFSLAFLLLLVPAFGLNLDGALLLSFKYSIVSDPLSVLGNWDYSDATPCLWAGVTCTDVENSGVMLRVVSLILPNSKLVGTVPEDLGLIQHLRTLDLSSNFLNGTLPSSLLNGSELQILSLANNEFSGVLQVFISGPKNLKLLNLSDNVLSGNIPQSLIQNSSVVSLKNNHFSGPVPSRMQSVEFLDLSSNFLNGSLPLEFGGVNLRYLNLSSNNISGQLPLEFTSRIPQNATIDLSFNNLTGQIPESTPLLNQGTISYARNAGLCGKPIQKPCTVPATLSTTPDTNSSTSAPAIAVIPLIIDPQHDSPRAAANEARNPPQRHIKPVAIAGIAVGNLAGIGVLALVFLFIIQKVKKANPEAKEKSISTTANVYIFKKDSEPILVTTETRNRPVWPCFTITNGEETSEATSSDTDGNTVNYVFDDQHGNRQHHNELFKNESSLVMIDGETELDLETLLKASAYVISSTTSSSIVYKAVIRDGTAFAVRRIGESGVKRLKDFENHIKAIAKLRHRNLVQVKGFYCGDDEKLVVYEYVSGGSLASVHYRKTGSSPYNLSLEARLKIAKGVARGLKYVHEKKYVHGNIKPSNILLTPDKEPIISDFGLHWLIYGKQRHKTKRHVSARHFGSMRSTSSHHSLHNQVADMSPYITPVGFVGCTSPYHAPESLQNLIPSPKWDVYSFGILLLELLTGKVFLNRELNQWTTGSVTEDPTGVLRMADVSLRGNMAGREDAILEWFKLGFSCASLIPHKRPCMKEALQVLEKKVPCSFAH; the protein is encoded by the exons atgggcAGCAAAATTCTGCATTTCATCAAGTCATTTTCTTTGGCTTTTCTGCTTCTTCTGGTTCCTGCATTCGGTCTAAACTTAGATGGAGCCCTGTTGCTTTCTTTCAAATACTCAATTGTCAGCGACCCTTTATCTGTTCTTGGTAATTGGGACTACAGTGATGCTACACCGTGTCTGTGGGCTGGTGTAACATGTACTGATGTTGAAAATTCTGGAGTAATGCTTCGAGTTGTGAGCTTAATTCTCCCAAATTCAAAGCTTGTTGGCACGGTCCCGGAAGATTTAGGTCTCATTCAGCACTTGAGAACACTTGATTTGTCGAGTAATTTCTTGAATGGAACCCTGCCATCTTCACTTCTCAACGGTTCAGAGCTTCAAATTCTTTCGCTGGCAAATAATGAATTCTCCGGTGTGCTTCAAGTGTTTATTTCAGGGCCGAAGAATCTTAAGCTTCTGAATTTGTCCGACAATGTCTTGTCAGGCAACATTCCTCAGAGTTTAATACAAAATTCAAGCGTTGTTTCTTTGAAAAATAACCATTTTTCAGGCCCTGTCCCGAGTCGGATGCAATCTGTTGAGTTCTTGGACCTGTCTTCAAACTTCTTGAATGGATCATTGCCACTTGAGTTCGGTGGGGTGAATTTGCGCTATTTGAATCTCTCATCGAACAACATTTCTGGCCAATTACCTCTTGAATTCACTTCGAGAATCCCACAGAATGCGACGATCGATCTTTCGTTCAACAATCTGACCGGGCAAATCCCAGAATCAACGCCGTTACTGAATCAAGGAACAATCTCTTATGCACGAAATGCAGGCCTCTGTGGCAAACCGATCCAGAAACCATGCACGGTTCCGGCGACACTTTCTACCACACCAGATACTAACTCAAGCACATCGGCTCCGGCGATAGCAGTCATTCCATTGATAATAGATCCACAGCATGATTCTCCCCGAGCAGCAGCAAATGAAGCTCGAAATCCACCACAACGCCATATAAAACCGGTCGCCATCGCCGGAATCGCAGTTGGAAACTTAGCGGGCATTGGAGTTCTCGCACTGGTGTTTCTTTTCATAATCCAAAAAGTCAAGAAAGCAAATCCAGAAGCCAAAGAAAAATCGATCTCTACAACAGCCAATGTGTATATATTCAAGAAAGATTCAGAGCCAATATTAGTAACAACAGAAACAAGAAACCGTCCCGTTTGGCCTTGTTTCACCATTACAAACGGTGAGGAAACATCAGAGGCCACAAGTTCAGACACAGATGGCAACACTGTTAACTACGTATTCGATGATCAACACGGAAATCGGCAACACCACAATGAACTATTCAAGAACGAAAGTTCCCTAGTGATGATAGATGGTGAGACGGAACTAGATCTTGAGACATTGCTGAAGGCTTCAGCATACGTGATCAGTTCAACGACTAGTTCTTCCATAGTGTACAAAGCTGTGATTCGAGATGGGACTGCATTTGCTGTCAGGAGAATCGGAGAAAGTGGAGTTAAAAGATTGAAGGATTTCGAGAACCACATTAAGGCGATTGCCAAGTTACGACATCGAAATTTAGTTCAAGTTAAAGGGTTCTATTGTGGAGATGACGAAAAACTTGTTGTTTATGAGTATGTCTCCGGTGGAAGCTTGGCCAGTGTGCATTACA GGAAAACTGGTTCATCTCCTTATAATTTGTCTTTGGAAGCCCGGCTAAAGATAGCAAAAGGTGTGGCCAGAGGACTAAAATACGTCCATGAGAAGAAATATGTTCATGGAAACATAAAGCCTAGCAACATCCTGCTGACACCAGATAAAGAGCCCATCATAAGTGATTTCGGACTCCACTGGCTCATATATGGAAAACAAAGACACAAAACGAAACGGCACGTCTCAGCTAGGCATTTTGGCAGCATGAGATCAACATCATCGCACCACAGCCTACACAATCAGGTGGCTGACATGAGCCCCTACATCACACCCGTGGGGTTCGTGGGATGTACATCTCCATATCACGCTCCCGAGTCGCTCCAAAACCTTATACCCAGCCCAAAGTGGGATGTCTACTCTTTCGGTATTTTGTTGCTCGAGCTTCTAACAGGGAAGGTGTTCTTGAACCGGGAGTTGAACCAGTGGACCACTGGCTCGGTGACCGAAGACCCAACCGGAGTTCTGAGGATGGCTGACGTGTCATTAAGGGGGAACATGGCGGGGCGAGAGGATGCCATTTTGGAATGGTTTAAGCTTGGATTCAGCTGTGCTTCATTAATCCCACATAAGAGACCTTGCATGAAAGAAGCACTTCAAGTGTTGGAGAAGAAAGTCCCATGCTCTTTTGCACACTGA